A region of Roseobacter litoralis Och 149 DNA encodes the following proteins:
- a CDS encoding HlyD family type I secretion periplasmic adaptor subunit yields MTRTKLMQGKKGVFAKSDARAARRGPKLASLFIMTLVGFLGGSLWMAASTVVPELTRASGALVPTGRYHQIQAPESGTVVSVYVHEGQEIENGQVLAELSSATLDQYEQDIHQELAAIDTKARNFRAILAGVASDTPTSVSFSNPELEFAETQLRLFASKQRAQEELTIRLQETLETLERARELAEKRVIAKTISVETDEDLFSKGLTTSRDLDAQKDRLDQLQARLVDVDVRLSQLQKEVSLAQSSTAQNRLSLEEKYTEKLFELELQREAADNRARVIAQQRDKLKLRAPANGVLHAIGFPNPGEIVNVGDVLFELLPTQQSLVAEIEVNPSDIGHISTGDPVALKFDTFDPRRYGQVEGEIISISPNSVMDVDTGQEHFRATVALNNASIGEGVWQRDLQSGMTTTAEIVTDERTVLAYLLKPISRSLENAFGER; encoded by the coding sequence ATGACCAGAACCAAGTTGATGCAAGGCAAAAAGGGTGTGTTTGCAAAATCCGACGCGCGTGCAGCAAGGCGTGGGCCAAAACTGGCCAGCCTCTTCATTATGACGCTTGTCGGGTTTCTTGGCGGGTCGTTGTGGATGGCCGCATCAACCGTCGTTCCTGAATTGACGCGCGCAAGTGGTGCTCTTGTTCCCACGGGGAGATACCACCAGATTCAAGCACCAGAAAGCGGCACAGTCGTTTCAGTTTACGTTCATGAAGGCCAAGAAATAGAAAACGGGCAAGTCTTAGCGGAGCTATCTTCCGCTACTCTGGACCAATATGAACAAGACATACATCAAGAGCTTGCTGCAATTGACACAAAAGCGAGGAATTTTCGGGCTATTCTGGCGGGCGTTGCATCAGACACCCCGACCTCGGTTTCATTTTCAAATCCCGAATTGGAGTTTGCTGAAACGCAACTGAGACTCTTCGCTAGCAAGCAACGCGCACAGGAGGAGTTGACGATACGGCTTCAAGAAACGCTCGAAACATTGGAACGTGCACGTGAGCTTGCCGAAAAGCGCGTCATCGCCAAAACGATATCCGTTGAAACAGATGAAGATCTATTCAGTAAAGGTTTAACTACCTCTCGCGACCTTGATGCACAAAAAGACCGCCTGGACCAATTACAAGCACGTCTTGTGGATGTGGATGTGCGCCTTTCTCAACTGCAAAAAGAGGTCAGTCTGGCACAATCCTCGACAGCGCAAAACCGTTTGTCTCTGGAGGAAAAATACACTGAGAAGTTATTTGAACTAGAATTGCAGCGTGAGGCAGCGGATAATCGGGCCAGAGTCATTGCACAACAACGCGATAAATTAAAATTGCGCGCGCCCGCAAACGGCGTTTTACATGCGATCGGATTTCCAAATCCAGGTGAGATCGTGAACGTCGGCGACGTCCTTTTTGAACTCCTTCCGACCCAGCAAAGCCTTGTTGCAGAAATCGAAGTGAATCCATCGGATATCGGACATATTTCAACCGGCGATCCGGTTGCCCTTAAGTTCGACACATTCGATCCAAGACGTTACGGGCAAGTAGAAGGCGAAATCATTAGCATCTCACCCAATTCGGTTATGGATGTCGATACTGGCCAAGAACACTTTCGTGCCACTGTCGCACTGAACAACGCGTCGATAGGCGAAGGTGTTTGGCAAAGGGACCTGCAATCAGGGATGACGACAACTGCAGAGATCGTAACCGACGAAAGAACGGTACTGGCTTACTTGCTCAAGCCAATTAGCCGCTCGCTGGAAAATGCCTTCGGGGAGAGGTAA